Genomic segment of Bacillota bacterium:
TGGAGCGTTTCAGCTACCCCGTGCCCACCCCCGCCGCGGCGCGCGGGATACTGGACGCCATCTACTGCAAGCCCGTTAAGTTCCGCTGGCAGGTGTTGCGCATCGAGGTGCTGAAGCCCATCCGCTACATCGCACTGAGGCGCAACGAGGTGAAGGAAAAGGCACCCACCGAGCGCACCATCCTGCAATGGGCGATGGGCGCGGAGCCACAGCCCATCCTCGTGGACGTGGACGAGGAGTCCAAAGGGCGCACACAGCGCCAGACGATGGCGCTTAAGGACGTGGAGTACCGCATCCACGCCGAAATCCGCCCATGGCAGGGGTTCGAGAACGAACTACCTGCTCTGGAGGCGCAGTTTCAACGGCGCGCGGAACGCGGACAGTACTTCCACCATCCCTACCTCGGCTGCCGCGAGTTCCCCGCCTTCTTCCAACTGTGCAAACCAGACGAGACCGAACCCCAACCCTGGTCGGAGGACAATTATCTCGGCTGGATGCTGTACGACACCTTCGACCTCTCCCGCCCCGGCAAGCCGGATGACCCGCCCTTCATCACGCTGTTCGAGGCGAAGCTGGTCAAAGGCGTGCTGGAGGTGCCGGAGTTCGACAGCGATGCCGTGCGCAAACCGCCACGCAATGGTGGAACCACACCTGCACAGGAGGTGCTCTTCGATGCTTAACCTGCTGTTGGACTATGCCCAGCGCAACCAGCTGGTAACTGAGCCCGGCTTCGCGCCCAAGACCATCAAATGGCTCATCTGGCTGGACGCCAACGGCAACCTGCTGGACGTTATCGAGCTGGGCGACCCCTCGCAGAAAAACAACTCCGGACGAGAGTTCGCCCGTTGCCCCGAGCTGAAACAGAACGAACTCATCGCCGGGGGGCTGACGCGGAGCCAGTTCCTGTGGGAAACGTGCGATGTGGTCGCCACTTACCGAATCGCAGACGACGACAAGAAAAAGCAGAAGCACGCCGCTTTTGTCGACCTGATGCGCCAGGCGTTCCAGTCATGTGGAGTGGAAGAACTGCGAATAGCCGCGGACGCCCTGAAAAATGATCAAACGCTCCAGCAGATTTGCCAAAGGCTGGAACAGCACAAAGCCAGGCCGCAGGACAGAGCCACTCTCCGAGTTGGCGACGTCATCCTGGTGGAAGACAACCGCTGGCATGACTGGTGGAGAGGATACCGCGCCTCCTTGCAGCCAAAGGTACCGACGGGCTCTGCACAGATGGTCTGCTTCGCCACAGGACAGCCCACGCAACCGTTCGCCACGCACCCCAAAGTCAATCTGGCGGACGTCGGCGGGCAGTCCACCGGCTCGGTGCTGATAGGCTTCGATAAGGACGCCTTCACCTCTTACGGGTTGAAGCAGTCGGCAAACTGCGCGGTG
This window contains:
- the cas5c gene encoding type I-C CRISPR-associated protein Cas5c yields the protein MKPNRQVIRVWGEFACFTRPEMKVERFSYPVPTPAAARGILDAIYCKPVKFRWQVLRIEVLKPIRYIALRRNEVKEKAPTERTILQWAMGAEPQPILVDVDEESKGRTQRQTMALKDVEYRIHAEIRPWQGFENELPALEAQFQRRAERGQYFHHPYLGCREFPAFFQLCKPDETEPQPWSEDNYLGWMLYDTFDLSRPGKPDDPPFITLFEAKLVKGVLEVPEFDSDAVRKPPRNGGTTPAQEVLFDA